ATCTTATTTTGCTGGAGCTCTTGATTGTattcaaagcagcacagataCTCTCAGCCCATACAGCCCTGTCTGTCACTTCTGCACCGAGGTTTTGTAAGCTGTTTTCTATCAGCCATGCCCTGTTAAGCATCAGTGAGACTCTCCTGTTTTCCTGCAGGATAACACCATTGATTTTCTGGAATACGTGGCTGCCTTGAATCTTGTTTTACGGGGAAAACTGGAGCACAAGCTGAGGTGGACGTTCAAAGTGTATGACAAGGATGGGAACGGCTGCATAGACAAACCTGAGCTGCTAGAAATCGTTGAGGTAAGTCAGCATTGCCTCATTGCTCATTTCAGCAATCGCAGCTCTTTGGCAACATCGTGATGCTCTCAGTTTTGGTGACAGCTGGGTTTCAAGGCAGCTGTAGTGCCTGATCCTGGTGAAGGGGTCAGAGGGTTGGTggagcccagcagtgctgtgggctcCGGATCTCAGCTCAGACCTTTCTGTCTGGTGTTTTACATTAGAACCCGCTGTCCTGGCCAAAGGGAGAGTTGCTTCAGCCCCActcctcccagcagccaggcttcctgactgcacagcagctgagaaCAAGCTGGGAGGCACAAACTAGCAGAGAAATCCCATTTGTAATTAGTCCTTTCTGGGTTTCTGTTCCGTGCTTAGTTTTAATTAGTGAAATGTGAAGGTGTGTGAGGAGGCATGTGGGTTAGCAGGCAGACACAGGTAACTGGCCTTTAACTTCAAGTAAATCTCTCAGGGTTCCAGTCACAGCTTCACCCTTTCATGGCCATATTTGTGAGGTTCAACTGATGCTTGTATGATATTTTAGGATCTGGGGCTAAATGCAATACCAAAAGAAATCAGCTTTGGAAAGCAGGTCCTTTGGATGGCCAGCAGCTGGGAAATAGCAACCAGGGTGTCACctgcagggccaggagcagGTGGGGAGCATCTGGATATTGGACCTGGGCAGGTTCAATTATGGTTTTGAGGTCAGACTGGAATTGGCCAGAGCTGTGTTAGGCCCTCACTAATCCCCTCTCTGGGAAGACATCAGACAAAACTCTTCAGCCTAATGAGAAGAGATAATGGTGAGCAGGTGGCTGGTATGTCAGGTGGAGGTGGAAAATGCTATTTCCTAATGACAAAGTGGAGCAGGAGTTAGGGGGTCAGGGTATGTGGCTGTTGCAGGTTGGGGATGGCAGCTCAAGCAGGAGCTCTGGGGGGGGGCTGGGAAGTGTAGGTGAGCCTGGCCTTGGATCTGCTCTGCTCAGACCTTAGGAAAAAGTTGTATTGGAGAGCCAGGTTTTCCCATCTGAAACTCTTGCCTTGTTCCTTGCAAAGGGACTCTGAGGTCTTGACCAAGTTCTGAGAGGGGAGTAAACAGCCTCAAGGCACAGATAAAGCAATCCCTGGTGTGTGCGAGCTTAAGGTCAGAGGTGGATCTCTCTCAGAAGAGGTTagagctgcagcctttgtaAAAGGCTGATAAAACAATGAATTTCATCactgttcttcattttccaagGCTCTTTTTCTGACTTGTGAACTTCCTTTCAGTCCATCTATAAGCTGAAGAAGGTGTGTCGGTCAGAGGTGGAGGAGAGAACCCCGCTGCTCACACCGGAGGAGGTTGTGGACAGGATATTTCAGCTGGTGGATGAGAATGGGGATGGTAAGGAACTGATGGCTCAGATTGCATTCATGCATAATGAAAAGTTATCTCTGCTGGGCAGGCTGGTTTTAATTGCGTTTATCAAGAAATCGCTTAGAATGATGGCATTGCTCAGACAAGTTGCGTTTGGTTCTGGTCTGTTCATGGTCAGAGCTGGGAGCAACTCggtgcagcaggaggaaatCTGGTctaattttaatgtaaaatatcaCTGTTCTGTCTGTATGTTGCACCAGCACCGTTCTCTGAGAgcccacagcagccacagagTGCATCCCAACCTGTAAACTGCAGCCCAATGGTGCCTGCGGGGTGTGCTTGTGAtcctggcacagctgtgtgagCTAACGTGGCATTGCACACCAGCTGAAGGGATCTGGGGATGgaatgaatggatggatggggTTACAGCCCCGTTATCGGCCTTTTTTAGCCAGCTGGTCTATAGAGTTTGTATGGGGAAAACACAGGAGGTGGTTTTCACTTCCTGTTGTCCTCTTCTTGTGTCTGATCTGTCCTGTTTTGTCTCCCCATCctgccctccccacctcccacaCAGGGCAGCTGTCCCTGGATGAGTTCATCGATGGGGCCAGGAAGGACAAGTGGGTGATGAAGATGTTGCAGATGGATGTAAACCCCGGGGGATGGATCACAGAGCAGAGGCGGAAAAGCGCTTTGTTTTGAGGGAGCCCAGTTTTGATACGGCTGAAGATGCGATGCAGACTGTGGCTGTGACTCTCTTA
The genomic region above belongs to Excalfactoria chinensis isolate bCotChi1 chromosome 23, bCotChi1.hap2, whole genome shotgun sequence and contains:
- the GUCA1B gene encoding guanylyl cyclase-activating protein 2, which codes for MGQQFTNAEGEQTEIDVAELQEWYKKFVVECPSGTLFMHEFKRFFGVQDNHEAAEYIENMFRAFDKNGDNTIDFLEYVAALNLVLRGKLEHKLRWTFKVYDKDGNGCIDKPELLEIVESIYKLKKVCRSEVEERTPLLTPEEVVDRIFQLVDENGDGQLSLDEFIDGARKDKWVMKMLQMDVNPGGWITEQRRKSALF